Proteins encoded in a region of the Mycobacteriales bacterium genome:
- a CDS encoding histidinol-phosphate transaminase, protein MSGLEDLPLRDDLRGRSPYGAPQVDVPVRLNTNENPYAPPPALVDDLTTAVVSAATALNRYPDRDAVALRAALAAYLGHGLTGAQVWAANGSNEIIQHLLMAFAGPGRSALGFVPSYSVHELIARATGTRWISAYRAEDFSLQAEAAAAAITEHRPDLVFLCSPNNPTGTALDPAVVAAVVEAAPGMVVVDEAYAEFSAQPSALHLLPGHPRLVVTRTMSKAFAFAGARLGYLAADPAVVDALQLVRLPYHLSALTQAAALAALAHAEETLATVARVMQERDRMIAALRDLDLEVVDSDANFVLFGRFDDQEKVWQALLDRGVLVRDVGLPGWLRVTAGVPREVDAFLTALREVL, encoded by the coding sequence ATGAGCGGCCTGGAGGACCTGCCGCTGCGCGACGACCTGCGCGGCCGCTCGCCCTACGGCGCGCCGCAGGTCGACGTGCCGGTGCGGCTCAACACCAACGAGAACCCCTATGCGCCGCCCCCGGCGCTGGTGGACGACCTGACGACGGCCGTCGTGTCGGCGGCGACCGCCCTCAACCGCTACCCGGACCGCGATGCCGTCGCGCTGCGCGCTGCGCTCGCGGCCTATCTCGGCCACGGTCTCACCGGGGCGCAGGTCTGGGCGGCCAACGGGTCCAACGAGATCATCCAGCACCTGCTGATGGCGTTCGCGGGGCCCGGACGCAGCGCGCTCGGCTTCGTCCCGTCCTACTCCGTGCACGAGCTCATCGCCCGGGCCACCGGCACCCGGTGGATCTCGGCCTACCGGGCCGAGGACTTCTCCCTGCAGGCCGAGGCGGCCGCCGCCGCGATCACCGAGCACCGGCCCGACCTGGTGTTCCTGTGCTCGCCCAACAACCCGACCGGCACCGCGCTCGACCCGGCGGTCGTCGCGGCGGTCGTGGAGGCCGCGCCGGGCATGGTCGTGGTCGACGAGGCCTACGCCGAGTTCTCCGCCCAGCCCTCGGCGCTGCACCTGCTGCCCGGCCACCCGAGGCTCGTCGTCACGCGCACGATGTCGAAGGCGTTCGCCTTCGCCGGGGCCCGTCTCGGCTACCTCGCCGCCGACCCGGCCGTCGTCGACGCCTTGCAGCTGGTGCGGCTGCCCTACCACCTCTCGGCTCTCACGCAGGCCGCCGCGCTCGCCGCGCTCGCGCACGCCGAGGAGACGCTCGCGACGGTCGCGCGGGTCATGCAGGAGCGCGACCGGATGATCGCGGCCCTGCGCGACCTGGACCTCGAGGTCGTCGACTCCGACGCCAACTTCGTGCTCTTCGGCCGCTTCGACGACCAGGAAAAGGTGTGGCAGGCGCTGCTCGACCGCGGTGTGCTGGTGCGCGACGTCGGCCTGCCCGGCTGGCTGCGGGTCACCGCCGGCGTGCCCCGGGAGGTCGACGCCTTCCTGACCGCACTGCGAGAGGTGTTGTAG
- the hisB gene encoding imidazoleglycerol-phosphate dehydratase HisB, translated as MARQARVERATKESRVEVTLDLDGSGTTDVSTGVPFFDHMLAQLGRHGGFDLAVRTSGDLEVDAHHTVEDTSLAVGQALREALGDKAGIRRFGDALVPLDETLVQAAVDLSGRPYVVHVEPEVVELIGSYDTTLTRHIWESLVAEARICLHVRVLSGRNAHHVVEAQFKAVARALRDAVALDPRVAGVPSTKGVL; from the coding sequence ATGGCGCGCCAGGCGCGGGTCGAGCGGGCCACCAAGGAGTCGCGCGTCGAGGTGACGCTCGACCTCGACGGCAGCGGCACCACCGACGTGTCGACCGGGGTGCCGTTCTTCGACCACATGCTCGCCCAGCTGGGCCGGCACGGCGGGTTCGACCTCGCCGTCCGCACCTCCGGCGACCTCGAGGTCGACGCCCACCACACGGTCGAGGACACCTCGCTCGCGGTCGGGCAGGCGCTGCGCGAGGCGCTCGGCGACAAGGCCGGCATCCGGCGGTTCGGCGACGCGCTCGTGCCGCTCGACGAGACGCTCGTCCAGGCGGCGGTCGACCTGTCCGGCCGGCCCTACGTCGTCCACGTCGAGCCGGAGGTCGTCGAGCTGATCGGCAGCTACGACACCACGCTGACCCGCCACATCTGGGAGTCGCTGGTCGCGGAGGCGCGGATCTGCCTGCACGTGCGGGTGCTGTCCGGACGCAACGCGCACCACGTCGTCGAGGCGCAGTTCAAGGCCGTCGCCCGCGCGCTGCGCGACGCCGTGGCGCTCGACCCTCGGGTCGCCGGCGTGCCCAGCACCAAGGGCGTGCTGTGA
- the hisH gene encoding imidazole glycerol phosphate synthase subunit HisH: protein MTPRVVVLDYGSGNLRSAERALARAGADVTVTDDTSAAARCDGLVVPGVGAFAACMAGIDRVGGAAVVHDRVAAGAPVLGICVGMQVLFGAGDEHGRHTAGIGVLDGLVSRLEAGVLPHMGWNTVSPPRGSTLFRGIEDQRFYFVHSYAARTSSGEVTWAEHGERFVAAVEAGSVAATQFHPEKSADAGAALLRNWLDSIR, encoded by the coding sequence GTGACCCCGCGCGTCGTCGTCCTCGACTACGGCTCGGGCAACCTGCGCTCCGCCGAGCGGGCGCTCGCCCGTGCCGGTGCCGACGTCACGGTCACCGACGACACGTCTGCCGCCGCGCGCTGCGACGGACTCGTCGTGCCGGGCGTGGGCGCGTTCGCCGCCTGCATGGCGGGCATCGACCGGGTCGGCGGCGCGGCCGTCGTCCACGACCGGGTCGCGGCCGGCGCCCCCGTGCTCGGCATCTGCGTCGGCATGCAGGTGCTCTTCGGGGCGGGCGACGAGCACGGCCGGCACACGGCCGGCATCGGCGTCCTCGACGGCCTGGTCTCCCGGCTCGAGGCCGGCGTGCTGCCGCACATGGGCTGGAACACCGTCAGCCCGCCCCGGGGATCCACCCTGTTCCGCGGCATCGAGGACCAGCGCTTCTACTTCGTGCACTCCTACGCGGCGCGGACGTCCTCCGGCGAGGTGACCTGGGCCGAGCACGGTGAGCGGTTCGTCGCCGCCGTCGAGGCGGGGTCCGTCGCCGCGACGCAGTTCCACCCCGAGAAGTCCGCCGACGCCGGCGCTGCGCTGCTGCGCAACTGGCTCGACTCGATCCGCTGA
- the priA gene encoding bifunctional 1-(5-phosphoribosyl)-5-((5-phosphoribosylamino)methylideneamino)imidazole-4-carboxamide isomerase/phosphoribosylanthranilate isomerase PriA — translation MSLILLPAVDVADGRAVRLVRGEAGSETVYGDPLDAALAWQQAGAAWVHLVDLDAAFGRGSNRELLREVVAALDVQVELSGGIRDDDSLDAALATGAARVNVGTAALEDPDWVRRAIGRVGDRLAVGLDVRGRTLSGRGWTREGGDLFEVLERLDRDGCSRYVVTDVNRDGTLTGPNLDLLRSVCAATDRPVIASGGVSSLDDLRAIAGLTGVGVEGAIVGKALYAGAFSMPEALAAVS, via the coding sequence GTGAGCCTCATCCTCCTGCCCGCCGTCGACGTGGCCGACGGCCGCGCCGTACGCCTCGTCCGCGGCGAGGCCGGCTCCGAGACCGTCTACGGCGACCCGCTCGACGCCGCCCTCGCCTGGCAGCAGGCCGGGGCCGCCTGGGTGCACCTCGTCGACCTCGACGCGGCGTTCGGCCGCGGCTCCAACCGCGAGCTGCTGCGCGAAGTCGTCGCGGCGCTCGACGTCCAGGTGGAGCTGTCCGGCGGCATCCGTGACGACGACTCGCTCGACGCGGCGCTCGCGACCGGCGCGGCCCGCGTCAACGTGGGCACCGCGGCCCTGGAGGACCCGGACTGGGTGCGCCGGGCCATCGGCCGGGTCGGCGACCGGCTGGCGGTCGGCCTCGACGTCCGCGGCCGCACGCTGTCCGGGCGTGGCTGGACCCGCGAGGGCGGCGACCTGTTCGAGGTGCTGGAGCGGCTCGACCGCGACGGCTGCTCCCGCTACGTCGTCACCGACGTCAACCGCGACGGCACGCTGACCGGGCCCAACCTCGACCTCCTGCGCAGCGTCTGCGCGGCCACCGACCGGCCCGTGATCGCCAGCGGGGGAGTGTCGAGCCTCGACGACCTGCGCGCGATCGCCGGCCTGACCGGTGTCGGGGTCGAGGGGGCGATCGTCGGCAAGGCGCTCTACGCAGGGGCGTTCTCCATGCCCGAGGCACTCGCGGCGGTCTCCTGA